The stretch of DNA GGAGTCGGACTCACACCGCTGTGTATATagttgccgccgccgcttccgcaTGGTTCGCAACTTCGCATCGTTACCAGCTTTCCGCCGTCGTCTCGCCCTCCCCCCTCCTCTCGCCGATCAGCCCGTCGCCTACCTTCCCTCCGCTCGCGCGCGATGACCGCCTGCGTAGagaccgccgccgctccccaccgCGCCGCAGCCGCGCCACGGAGCCGCAAGAGGATGCGCGTCGCCATGGGCACCACCGACGACTACGAGGAGACTTGCCGCCTCGGCGAGGGGGCCTTCGGCGCCGTCGTCAAGGCGCGCCACCGCGCCACCGGCCGGGCCGTCGCCATGAAGTACCTCGGCGGGCCCGTCGGCGGCCACGCGGCGGCGTCGCTGCTGCGGGAGGCGCGCTTCCTCGAGGCGTGCGCCGCGAACCCGTTCGTCGTCGGCTCCCGCGGCCTCGCCCGCGACCCGGCCACCGCGGAGCTCTGCCTGGTCATGGAGTGCGGCGGCGCGAGCCTCGGCGCCCTGCTGCGCCCCAACGGGAGCCCGACGCCGCTGCCCGAGGCCACGGTGCGCGCCACCATGCGGCAGCTGCTCAAGGGCGCCAAGAGGATGCACGACGCCCACGTCGTCCACCGCGACATCAAGCCGGAGAACATCCTCGTCAGCGACGACGGCGCCGTCAGGTTCTGCGACTTCGGGCTGGCCGTGCACATGGCCGAGCGGCCACCGTACGAGCGGGCCGGCACGCTGTGGTACATGGCGCCCGAGGTGCTGCTGGACAAGCCCGACTACGACGCGCTCGTCGACACCTGGTCGCTCGGCTGCGTCATGGCGGAGCTCATCGACGGGAGGGTGCTGTTCGAGGAACACGACTCTGAAGACCAGCTCTGCGCCATCTTTGGCCTGCTCGGCATGCCAAACGACACGACATGGCCGTGGTTCTCGTCCACGCCGTTCGGCGCCCAGATCCCGGAACTGGAGAGGCAGCGGCGCAAGTGCAACCTCCTAGGCTGCAAGTTCCCCGAGTCGAAGCTGTCCAAGGAAGGATTCGATGTCCTCAGTGGCCTCCTCACGTGCAACCCTGACAAGCGGCTCACGGCAGCTGCCGCGCTTAAGCTACCATGGTTTCGCCGAGATGGACGAGCTGCAGCAGCTGGCCAAGAAAGATGACGCGATATCGCCGCTGTTGCCAAAGAGATCGATCGATTAAGCCATGCTGATGGTTGCTGTAACGTTTTCAGTAATTAGATGTAAATTGTATTGTTTGAACTGAATCCGTTTCTGCTGTCTCTCCCAATGAATTTGATTGGTCTTGCCGTAATCATGTCACGCTGGCTGAGCTCGGAGTTGCCTAGGTTTCTCTGAATTTTGGCATGCCAGATTCAAATAGTACGCACACACACGACAATGCGAGCATCGAATCTGAATATGATAAACTCGCAATAACAATGATACTGAGTCAAACAACACACGAGATCACTACATAACAGAAGCAACACGATGGTGTAGCTAACAGATCAGGACTGCCCAACAGACTGAACCAAGTAACAAAAAGCTTGCATTTGCTTTGGCACTCATGCAGATGCTCAGTAGCACTTCAATTTAACAAACTTTGCGTGGACATAGGTAACTCTGCACAGAAAATTGATTCTTTTGGCTTCAATTCGGTTGGCGTCCTCGAAAACCTGAAGCCTCTTCTGGTCACTCTTGAGCTGAACAACACGGACGTCCTCGAAAACATGGAGTGTCGCAAGCTGGATGCATCAGCATCGGGGTGGTTGCAAAGTCTGGAGCTTGCATACCTAAACAAGCAGTGATTGTTGCTTTTATTGTATTGGAACAAAAGAGGACACGGTCTAGACATCAAGCAGAGCACCTGGCATTGGAGGATGACGAGCTCCTCCAATCGGTGACAGGGCCTTCCTTGCGAGCGCCCTCGAGGACGCACCAGCACTTCCTTGCGAACACtgacggaggaggaggcggtggggaTTGGGGACCGTACGAGTACGAGGAAGGTGGTGGCAGCGGCAGCGTGGAGAcaggcagcgccgccgcgccggcaaCGTGGTGAGGGACTGCGGGCAAGCGGTCATGACGGTGGCAATGGGGATCGCATTGCCGAGCTGAGATCAGGCGCAGCTGGAGCTGATGAGCCGACAGCTCCTGGATACGCTGCCCGCCTAGGAAGTGGGAATTGAGCTGCTGCTTGCGATCCGTCCGATCCGGAGTCCATCCATGCGGCATGCATCGGCGTTGGGGTTGCAAAGTCGGAGGCTTGCACACTGGATGCATGGAATTTTTTTCCTCTAAATTCTTGTTTTAATTTGTAAACTCTTGGTGTTCAAAGCGTCCCTGTGTTCTTGAGTCTGTAACAAGGTGATTGCTGACTGTCTGGCAGACCATTGGTTGAGACGTTAAGTTCCTCTCCTATGTTTTGATTTCGCTACCCCTTCAATTTACTGAACGCTAAGTCTTTCTTCTTTATCCGAAAAATAATAGTTGGGCTGAATATCTAAAAGAAAAATGGAAAATCAATTTTACTGAGGAGCAGACAGCAGGCTTCTACTCCCTCCCTCCGTCATGAGAAGTAAGGCACTTTggtttattctaattcaaactATTCTACGTTTGACTATGTCTATAGAAAAGAGTAGTAATATTTTAAATGTTAAATTAGAATAATTAGATCTATTATAAAATACATTTTTATAATTTATTTATTAACCTGTTAGATTATATTCTTCTTTATTAATTCGGTCAGACTTTGACTTTTGATTTAACATGTTCCAGTCTGCTGCCGCATCCTGCATCAGGGGGGCGGACCTAGCCCAAACATATAAGTGGCGGCCTGCAAGTATATATACGGGCCTTTTAAACTTAGCTAAACAGGGTCTATGTCCATCAAAAAACAGGAAATTGAGTGGTGGCCTGGGCCTCACTGGGCTCAACGTAGGTCCATCCTGCCTCCATAGGTGAGCCCAGTCCATCCAATGGCTAGGGCACACTCGACTGAATCCGCCCCAGCACCATCTTGCTGCTGCAGCATCCCGCagggaacaactcccccgggtTGCATCTCCCACGGTAAAGGTTCCCCGTGCCTAAGGCGGTAAGGCCTGGCAGAGGGGCCGTGTCGGGTACGGTGATATGTCACTTCAGTGACAGATGTGGATCCATCACCGGAAGAATATATTTGATGGGCTAACATCAGTCTAATTATTTGGTTGTTTCCATACGCGATGTGATAATTTAAACTAAACAGAAGATAAATTCTATGCATGCAAAAGAAGAAAATGATGTGATGTCACTCACATGTATGCAGATTCGAAACTAAAAAAAATCTATAAGTATTATATTGAGCATCCAAATTAAATTTAGATTGCACCATTATTTTTCTAATGACAAGATCTTCAAAACAAGACCATACTTGACTATGTTTGCatgatatttttttaaaaaaattaatacTAAATAATTAATTTCGTGCTACTAGGAATAAATATTTAACAACACAAATAAATAATTATTTTCTATGAATAAAAAATTAAACATGATGCACAAATAATTTGTACTACGAACAAAATATTAAACATCTCGAACATTAATTTGATTGTATAGGATAAATAATAGAAAATAAATATCACGAACAAATAAGTCAATATCAATGAACAATTTAGTCTGTAAAGTGAACAAATAATTCGGTATCGCGAACAAATTAgttacaagcaaacaaataatttTTACATGAAGATGAACAAATGCATCTAGATCGaaaaaaagtaatttttataaGTATATATACACGTTCTAAACAAGTTAGCGTATAAAGGAAATAAATTATTTCACACCCTACCTTATGAGTCTACAATCTAAATAAATTAGTATACATTGAGCACGGCTCGCTCCTAAATGTGAACAATTTATAATATATATTTCTGATGCGAACAATTTATAATATTAAATGGAACAAATAAATATATCATGGAATAATTAAATTTGATCTTTGAAAAATTCAAAATGTACTAAAAAGTAATTATTTTCAGTATTAGAACAAATACAATGTATGATGAGACAACAAGCTTTTATTTGGAGAGCAATCTCGTGTACATTAGGGATCACTAGATTTCCGTTATCCAAACAATTGATTATGAATTTATGCAGATGCTATTATAAGAAATAAAAATGAATGacaaaaattataaaatagaTAAAAACATCTACTTGAAGAATGTAACAAAAACTAAATAAGTAAATAACAGGCAAAAGAAGGAAATAAAAGAAAGTAAAAGTAGATTGAAATGATTTGCGGAATGAATAGGAGAAAGAATGTAGCTCAAGGGGAAAAATGAGCGGAGAAAAAGAAAACAGTAACGGAATAGAAAAAAAGAGGGGGGAAACATGgaagaaaaaaaacaagaaTACAAAAAGAAACGAAGAAACAAGAGGCGGCAGTTTTGGAAAAAAAGAAACAAGAGGCGGCGCCCCTTACCTGTCATGGATAGCTAGGCCTGGGGGACTAGCGCCAGCCTGCCTCATGCAGCAGATAGGGTAGCAGGCCATGAGCAGAGACGTAGCTGGTGGGGTCTCGAGCACATATGATACTCGCTTTGGACCGTGGTGACGGAATATAATATTGGGCCAAATTTAGATCACTAAAGCACGGTAATTTTCTTCAGACAATGGATATGCAATTTATAGCATAGGTGCAGACGCAAATAAGGTAAGCACAATTTTCAAGTGCTATATATATAAGAAACTGATTTTAAGTCAGTGCTATATTGGCAATTTTCTCCAACAACTTCTAAGTTGTGTTTGCTAGATATTCTTGGAGAGCCCATCAATATCATTTCAGCTTCGTGAAGATAATGATGGAGGCGATTGGGTTAAAGTCAAAGGGTAATCACATTCTATGCCCAACTAACCTAATTGATGTACAAATGTGGCGCATCAAATTCTCGGAAAAATGATATGTGTTTTCTACCATTTTTACTTGGAAATACTCAATCGACATGGGGCACCTCTAAACTAGCAAACAGGAAGTGGCGCCGAGGAGCTAGGCCTGTGGGCACTGATCTCTGCGTTACTGCATGCTCCTCCGTCAGCGTCAGGTAATCATTCTAGTTCGTGCCCGCATCAAGATCTGCGGAGTTCAGTCAGGTATAAACTGAACTTCTTCCCCTTGTGGCTTCACTCTCAAGAGTTTCAGTTTCCAACTTTCCATGTTTACGTTCACATGTTGCTTGTTT from Panicum hallii strain FIL2 chromosome 3, PHallii_v3.1, whole genome shotgun sequence encodes:
- the LOC112885345 gene encoding putative cyclin-dependent kinase F-2; the protein is MTACVETAAAPHRAAAAPRSRKRMRVAMGTTDDYEETCRLGEGAFGAVVKARHRATGRAVAMKYLGGPVGGHAAASLLREARFLEACAANPFVVGSRGLARDPATAELCLVMECGGASLGALLRPNGSPTPLPEATVRATMRQLLKGAKRMHDAHVVHRDIKPENILVSDDGAVRFCDFGLAVHMAERPPYERAGTLWYMAPEVLLDKPDYDALVDTWSLGCVMAELIDGRVLFEEHDSEDQLCAIFGLLGMPNDTTWPWFSSTPFGAQIPELERQRRKCNLLGCKFPESKLSKEGFDVLSGLLTCNPDKRLTAAAALKLPWFRRDGRAAAAGQER